The following nucleotide sequence is from Vibrio fluvialis.
CTTTGGCTCTAGCTTGGAGTAGGCCGACTGCATTTTTTTACAGTTGCGGCTTATCACATGGGTATATACAAGAGGAGACAATTCCCATGAGATTTCTACGACTAAAAGAAGTGATGTCACTTACAGGGCTAGGCCGTTCAACTATCTACAAGTTCATGGCAGATGAAACCGACTTTCCTAAGAGTGTGCCACTCGGTGGACGAGCGGTAGCTTGGGTAGAAAGTGAAATCGAGGAATGGATGGAGTCGCGCCTGAGCATGCGAGACAACGCAGAATCCTTTCAGTAACACAAACATCAAATCACATCATCAACGGGGCGCTGGCTAAGCAAAGTCATGCGCCCTTTTTGCAATTAGAGAGAGATAAAAAATGAGCTATTCAATTTACGTAGACGGCGCTGCACCAAACAACCAACACGGTTGCAAACGAGGTGGCATAGGGCTGGTGGTCTTCAATGAGAACGATGATATCGTCCATGAAGAGAGCATTACCATTGACCGAGAGACAGATTGTGCAGAGCTGGAGTTACTGGCACTTATCGAAGGGCTGGAATATGCCGAAGATGGTGATGTTATCTACTCAGACAGTGAGTACTGCGTAAAAGGTTTCAACCTTTGGCTTGATGGATGGAAGAAGAAAGGCTGGCGCAAAGCCGATAAGAAATCAATTAAGAATCGACGCCTGTGGCAGACAGTCGATGAGCTACGCTCAGACAAGTATGTCGAAGTCGAAAAAGTTAGAGCGCATTCTGGTGTCAGAGGGAATGAGATTGCGGACTCTCTAGCAGTTGATGCAGCTAGAAGCGATACAGATTGATGTGACAATGCGGCTTGTGGGGGTGATGCCTGCAAGCCGCTATTACCTGTTATTTGCGTTTTTCTAGATAACATATAACTGAATGCAGATAGGTTGCGAAATTAGGCTACGTGTCTTGAGTCATCTCGGATTTATCGCTGATATATTCAATGTTTGATATTGGCCGTATTTATTCGTTACAATTCAGCTCGTTTAAGGGAGTAGCCTTCCACTACTGATTAGTAGTGGAGTGAATATCAACAGTCTCCAAGCCTCACGCTTGTGGTATTCACGTTCGACATGTTCTGGCAAGACTTAAGCTAAATCGCGATACGGGTAGGATCGCGATTTAGCTTTTGTTTTTTGCCTGCCCGAAATGACAAAAGGAAACCTGCTGTGGATGCATGGTACGCTTTGTTTTTAGGGATTGTGCAAGGAATCACCGAGTTTCTCCCCATTTCTAGCTCTGCTCATTTGATCTTAATGCCTACCATCCTTGGTGTAGTCGATCAGGGAGTTAGCTTCGATCTCGCCACTCATATCGGTACGCTGCTCGCCGTGCTCGTCTACTTTCGACGAGATATTGCGCTATTGATCACTGAATGGGGTAAATCGATCACTCAGCGTCAATATTCCTCCGCCAACAGTCGCTTAGCCTGGGCGATTTTGTGGGGAACCTTTCCTACGGCATTAGCTGGGTTATTTCTTCTTGACTTAATCGATGACCAGCTTCGCTCTGTTATGGTTATTCTGTTTACAACCGTTGCTTATGGCGTGATGCTGGGTTTAGCCGATATCTTTGGTCGAAAAGTTAGAGAGTTAGAATCTCTCGGTTGGAGAGATGTACTGATTGTCGGGTGTGCGCAAGCATTAGCCTTAATCCCTGGCACCTCTCGTTCAGGCGTAACCATCACCGCAGCATTGATACTAGGATTTAATCGACAAGCAGCCTCTCGCCTGTCCTTTTTGCTTGCCATACCGATTACTGCTCTCGCGGCAGCAGCCAAAATCGCTGAAGTAGCGATGGATAGTTCGGTAACCGTAGATTGGCTGGCACTTTTAATTGGTAGCGTTACCTCTTTTCTCACCGCAATACTGGCGATCCACTACTTCCTCAAATTCCTGAATCAATTTGGGATGATGCCTTATGTCATCTACCGATTAATTTTGGCCGTTATTCTATACTTTTACGTTATTTAATAGGGATTAAACATGCTATTAGCGACACTCGCGATTATCGCTGGCTTTGCACTGCTTGTCTGGAGTGCAGATAAATTTGTTGAAGGCGCAGCCGCTAGTGCCAACTATGCGGGAATGCCACCTTTATTGATTGGTATGCTGGTCGTCGGATTCGGTACATCGGCACCCGAAATGGTGGTTTCGGCTATGGCGGCTATGGATGGCAATCCTGCTCTGGCGCTTGGAAATGCCGTCGGTTCGAATATTGTCAACATTACCTTAATACTCGGTGTGACCGCGATCATTGCACCGATTGCTGTGCATTCAAGCATCATCCGTAAAGAACTTCCCATTCTTTTACTCGTCACACTTGTCATTGGCGCAATGTTGTGGAATCACCATATCAGCACGTTAGAAGCCTGGGCGTTGATTGGTGGATTCATGCTTTTGATTGGTTGGTCAATCTGGAGCGCATTACGCTCAAAGGGAGACCATTTAGAACAAGAGATGGACGAAGAACTGTCTAGCCAAAGTATGTCGCTGAAGTCTTCCATTTTCTGGCTGATTACAGGGTTAGTGTTACTGATTATCAGCTCGCGTATTTTGGTGTGGGGAGCGGTGGAAATCGCACAACAACTCGGTGTCAGCGATTTATTGATTGGTCTAACTATTGTGGCCTTAGGAACGTCCTTACCCGAATTAGCAGCATCCATCGTGGCAGCGCGTAAAGGCGAGCATGATATAGCTGTGGGTAATGTGGTCGGCTCAAATATGTTTAACTCCTTAGCCGTCATCGGTATTGCTGGCACCATTGAACCTATTGCTAATATTGGTGCTGAAGTCTTCTGGCGTGACTGGACATCGATGCTTTTTGTCACGGGATTACTGCTGTTGACCGCCGCTCGTTTTGGCAAATCACAGACGATTTCTCGCAGTGAAGGCGCTGTTCTGTTGTTGTGTTATTTGGGGTACAACGGTTATCTCATCTATGGAGCGCTGTAATACACAAATACTGAACGGTGAACTTATTGAGTCACGTAGTAACCATTATCAATCCGTACAAAAAGAGATAGAGGAGTAACCATGGAACATATCACGGGTTTTTACGATACGCATCAGGCGCTTATTATGCAGATCTTGCAAAATGCGCTCTTGACGATTTTTATTTTTATCTTGGCTTCTGTGATATCTAAGCTCGTCAATCGCGGAGTATTTAAAGCGACAGAGAAAGTCAGCGGTGGGGATGAAATTATCGCTCGCTTGCTTTCTCAAGTGGCTTCGTATGCGGTTTATTTAGTCGCGTTGGTCATCGTTTTAGACCTCTTTGGTGTGAATACCGCCAGCTTGGTTGCCTTAGTCGGTGCTGCGGGTTTAGCTATTGGCCTTGCTCTGAAAGACACACTGAGCAACATCGCCGCAGGTATCATGATTTTATTTCTGAAGCCGATCAAAAAAGGCGAGTTCGTTGAATTCGGAAGCTACTCTGGTAGCGTGGTCGATATTGGCCTATTCACTTCTGTGTTCGAGACGGCGGATGGCCTCTACATTTCCAGCCCGAACAGTGCCGTTTGGAATTCAACTATCCGTAATTTTAGCCGAAACAACAAACGTCGAATGGATATCACGGTTGGCATCTCTTATCAGGATTCAGTCGAGGTCGGATTGAATGTGCTTAAAGAACTGGCATTATCTCAGCCACACATTCTTAAAGATCCTGAGCCTCAAGTGATCGTCCACATGCTGGCTGATAGCTCCGTGAACCTCCAACTTCGCGCCTGGTGCCCAACAGATAAATACTGGGAAACCTATTGGTCAGTGCAGAAGCAAGTGAAGCCGAATATCGAATCGGCTGGGTTAACCATTCCTTTCCCACAGAGAGATTTGAACATGAAGTGGCTTGATAAAGAATCGTCCAAACATTAACCAATGCATAAGTCGAGGAAGTTACGATGTTATTTGTAACTTCCTCTGATTGGAGATTTCGTTTCTAGATCTCGCCATTTCTGTCCACCATTTTTTGACCTGCGCCAGAAGTTTTGGGCGAAGAGTTAAGGTTCTTTTCCATACTTTAGGTAATTCATTAAATGCTAATTTTCTAGTTCCCGAACCTCACTTTTGTCCAAAAGCGTGTTTGGGTAGATTTCTCTCCCCTGTGATTTCTCTCCTCTTTTCAACATGAGGTATTGTGATAATACATCGCAATGAACACGTTATTAAGGTGCTGTATCTTATGTGATGACAAATGATGGGCTTGGCTACTCAGTGCCACCTCACAGTTCGTTTTCAATAGACTGGTTTCTCATTGTTCTCACACATCGGCTTATTGGATACTGTTGTGAAAGAGTGATGGATAGCCCATTAGAAAGGGAGCCGAAGCCCCCTTGCATCAAATCAGTTTGTTGAAGAGATGGGTTGCCCTTGTTCTGCTTTGTCCGTTAATCCGGATATGATGGCGAGTACCAACGCACCTGCGGAAAGTAGACCTCCCGCCCAGTTAGGGGATTGAAG
It contains:
- a CDS encoding AlpA family transcriptional regulator — its product is MRFLRLKEVMSLTGLGRSTIYKFMADETDFPKSVPLGGRAVAWVESEIEEWMESRLSMRDNAESFQ
- a CDS encoding ribonuclease HI, translated to MSYSIYVDGAAPNNQHGCKRGGIGLVVFNENDDIVHEESITIDRETDCAELELLALIEGLEYAEDGDVIYSDSEYCVKGFNLWLDGWKKKGWRKADKKSIKNRRLWQTVDELRSDKYVEVEKVRAHSGVRGNEIADSLAVDAARSDTD
- a CDS encoding undecaprenyl-diphosphate phosphatase, which codes for MDAWYALFLGIVQGITEFLPISSSAHLILMPTILGVVDQGVSFDLATHIGTLLAVLVYFRRDIALLITEWGKSITQRQYSSANSRLAWAILWGTFPTALAGLFLLDLIDDQLRSVMVILFTTVAYGVMLGLADIFGRKVRELESLGWRDVLIVGCAQALALIPGTSRSGVTITAALILGFNRQAASRLSFLLAIPITALAAAAKIAEVAMDSSVTVDWLALLIGSVTSFLTAILAIHYFLKFLNQFGMMPYVIYRLILAVILYFYVI
- a CDS encoding calcium/sodium antiporter, whose protein sequence is MLLATLAIIAGFALLVWSADKFVEGAAASANYAGMPPLLIGMLVVGFGTSAPEMVVSAMAAMDGNPALALGNAVGSNIVNITLILGVTAIIAPIAVHSSIIRKELPILLLVTLVIGAMLWNHHISTLEAWALIGGFMLLIGWSIWSALRSKGDHLEQEMDEELSSQSMSLKSSIFWLITGLVLLIISSRILVWGAVEIAQQLGVSDLLIGLTIVALGTSLPELAASIVAARKGEHDIAVGNVVGSNMFNSLAVIGIAGTIEPIANIGAEVFWRDWTSMLFVTGLLLLTAARFGKSQTISRSEGAVLLLCYLGYNGYLIYGAL
- a CDS encoding mechanosensitive ion channel family protein produces the protein MEHITGFYDTHQALIMQILQNALLTIFIFILASVISKLVNRGVFKATEKVSGGDEIIARLLSQVASYAVYLVALVIVLDLFGVNTASLVALVGAAGLAIGLALKDTLSNIAAGIMILFLKPIKKGEFVEFGSYSGSVVDIGLFTSVFETADGLYISSPNSAVWNSTIRNFSRNNKRRMDITVGISYQDSVEVGLNVLKELALSQPHILKDPEPQVIVHMLADSSVNLQLRAWCPTDKYWETYWSVQKQVKPNIESAGLTIPFPQRDLNMKWLDKESSKH